gaacccctgacctcaggtgatccacccacctcagcctctcaaagtgctgggattataggtgtgagccaccacacctggccaatgcccagctacttaaaaatttttttttgtagagacaaggttttgtcatgttgcccaagctggtcttgaaccctttttaaaaatctttttaaaaaaatttttggggaggccgaggtgggtggatcgcctgaggtcaggagttcaagaccagcctgaccaacatggtgaaaccccgtctctactaaaaatacaaaaaagtagccggtgtggtggcaggcacctgtaatcccagctacttgggaggctgaggcaggagaatcgcttgaacccaggaggcggaggttgcaatgagccgagatagcgccattgcactccagcctgggcaacaagaacaacaactctgtctcagaaaaaaacaaaaaacaaaaaaattttttggccaggtgcagtggctcacacctgtaatcccagcactttgggaaaccgaggcaggtggatcatctgaggttaggagatcaagaccagcctggccaacgtggtgaaaccctgtctcttctaaaaatacaaaaattagctggacattgtggtgcacgcctgtaatcccagctacttgggaggctgaggcaggagaatcacttgaatccgggaggcggaggttccagtgagtcgagagcgtgccattgcacttcagcctgggcaacagagtgagactcaaaaaaaaaaagtatatacatatattttatttatattatatctatttttatatatatttatttatattatatctgtttatatttaaattaaaagtttgGCTCATGAcacaggagatcctgagaacatgtgccctgttcttgaactcttgagctcaagcaatccaccaccttggcctcccaaagttctgggattacaggcatgagccaccacacccagcctggctcCCAGAGTTCCAGTTAAACATCTGCATTTGCCTGTTGGGCATTTCTACCTCAGTTTACTGCTGTCTACTTAAACTCAACATGCCCCAGAGCAGGCTCATCATGAGTACTGCACACAGTGACGGTCATAGAGCCCTGAGGAAGGAAGGCTATAGTGGGCATGTGGTTTACAGAAGGCTCCATACATGGCCTATGGCTGGAGATGGTGGCTGGGAAGCCTCAGAGGAGTGGCTGGGGTTACTGGAAGCGGGCAGTTTGTAGATCCTTGTGGGGGTAGCAGAGAGGTGGCCTTACCAGAGCAGAGGTTCCTTTTGTGGGTATGTTCACTGGGGTTGGGTGTGGGGGTAGAGTAGTGAGCAATTTGGCATCAAATTGTGGAGGGCACGAACACCAGCCCCAAGAATTTGGGCTTTACCTCATGAGTGATGGGGTGACATTGTAAGAGCAGAAGGgcataattccagcattttgggaggccgagatgggcggataacttgaggtcaggagtttgtgaacagcctggacaacatggtgaaaccccatctctactaaaaatacaaaaattagccaggcatggtgacgggtgcctgtaatcccagctgctcagaggctgaggcatgagaatcggttgaacccgggaggcagaggttgcagtgagctgagattgcgcgactgcactccagcctgggcaataagagcgaaacttggtctcaaacaaaaaaaaagaggcattgTGAGTTTTCTCCCTGTTTGGACCGTAAGATCCCGGTGGGTGGGGGAGAGACTGTCACATACTCTGCACCTTGTATTCCCTCAGTGTTGAGTAGAGAGGCTCCTAACAAAAGTCCATTGACAAAAGGGCAATTTCCTTGACATAAataaaggaggagaagggggctTGCATTTActggagaagagaggaagattTTGGATTTAGACAGGTTGTCAGATGTGCCAGGAGCCATATGGGCTCCACTCCATGTCTGGCCTCCCCCAGGTCTATCCTGTCTTCAGGCTCCCTGGCATCTACCATTTCTTTACAGAGCAGCTGCCATTAACCACATTTACTGGGGTTCCTCTCCCTCAAGATGGGCTGTAGAGCAGAAACCAGCTTTATTGCTGTGTTCTCTCCCTCCAAAAACAACCTATcaaaccaaagaaacaaaaccagcATATAGGCCTTTTCTTGCTTTATGGGTTATATTGCTCTGGAGTGGGCTGTGaagaataataatatataataataatgcctTTCAATGTAAGAACATTCCAAAACTTCTTGAGTCTCAGAATGTTCAAATAGTCATTGCTTCCGGTCTACATACAGTTCTTGTCTTCCTTTTGTAGGTGATAACCAAAAGATCATtgtaggctgggtgtagtggcttagtggctcacatctgtaatcccagcactttggcaggcagaggcaggcagatcacctgagatcaggagtttgagactggcctgaccaacatggcaaaaccttgtctttactaaaaatacaaaaattagctgggtgtggtggtgcactcctgtagtcccacctacttgggagcctgaggcaggagaatcacttgaacccgggaggcagaggttgcagtgagccgagatcatgccactgcactccagtctgggtgacagagcaagactctgtctcaaaaataaaagttcattGTAATTCCCCTTTCTTTCCTCAATCTAGATCATACAATCCCTCTCTCTGgcatatgggtgtgtgtgtgtgtgtgtgtgtgtgtgtgtgtgtgtgtgtgtgtgtgtgtgtgtgtgtgtgtgtgtgtgtgtgtgtgtgtgtgtgtgtgtgtgtgtgtgtgtgtgtgttgcgggggtgggggcagggtatgtctttctttttccttaaagcTCTTGGATAACAAAATTAACTTCAAGGATTTTCCATCTTTTGAACCAAGCTGGGGAGAGCAAGGTAATCCTAGGGCAATTGTTCATAATTTGGGTCCAGACCTCTTGGAAAACCCAATGACAACTATGGCATTGCTCctcaaaaaatggccaggcatacACAACTATGCAACAATTCTGGGGTTTTATGGATGTCAAGTTGGACATAGAGCTCCTTAGATATAGAGGATTGTCATAATTTGACAAGCCCCTTTTACTTTCTCCCTATCCCTACAGCTCCTGCCTGAAGAGTCACTAAGTGTCTTTTCTCAAGAATGTCATAAACAAGCCATGCAAGGTTTCAAGCTCTACATGCCACGGGGTCGGTACTGGCGGCTTCGTCTCTGTCCTGGTAACTCCTCATCCCAGCTTCTCCTTCCAGAGTTCCAAGGGGGTAATAGTGTCTCAGCCCTTCCAAATTCCGGTTCCCCTCCACTGTCTCCATCCTTGTCCTCAGCTTCTGTGCCCTTCCCTCCTGAAATCCTACCCTCTTCTCCCAAGGCTCCATTTAGGGGTTCAATGGATCTTCACAGCCTTATATTCTGTCTTCTCTATTCCAGAACTTCCCAGTGCTCCTAGTGAGTATGCAGGTTTAGTGGTCCGCACCGTACTGGAGCCTGTGTTGCAAGGATTGCAAGGGTTGCCACCCCAAGCCCAGGCCCCTGCCCTTGGTCAGGCACTGACAGCCATCGTGGGTGCCTGGCTTGACCACATTCTTACCCATGGGATTCGGTTCAGGTCAGGAGTAAAGGCGGAAGTGGCAGGGGGTGAATGGAACTGGGAAAAGGAAGGGGATAAGTGGGAAAGGCAGGAGGGTCAAGTGGCCATACTGTACCTCTGCCTTCAGCCTGCAGGGAGCGCTGCAGCTCAGACAAGACTTTGGAGTGGTCAGGGAGTTGCTGGAAGAGGAGCAGTGGAGCCTGTCCCCTGATCTCCGACAGACCCTGCTCATGCTCAGCATCTTCCAGCAGCTGGATGGGGCCCTGCTGTGTCTGTTGCAGCAGCCGCTGCCCAAGTCTCAAGTCCACAGGAGGCCCCCCTGTTGCTGTGAGTCACTCCCCTTCGCTCACTGCTTTGTGTGTCCCAAACCCCATTCTCACCATTAATCTGGCTTCAGTATATCCCCAGCAGCCACCTACCTTCCACTCCTGCCTTACCAGGTGCTTGTCAGGAGGTCCAGACCACGGAATTGCCCAGCAGCTGCCTCAATAGCCTGGAGAGCTTGCAGCCCCCGCTCCAGCCTGGAACATCTCCAGCCCAGACAGCTCAGCTGCAAAGCACACTAGGAGGAGGGGGACCTAGCCCGGAGGGCTACCGGGTGGGAAATCAGCAGGCCTGGCTTGCCCTCAGGCAACACCAGCGACCCCGTTGGCACCTGCCGTTTTTTTCCTGCCTGGGAACCAGTCCTGAATCCTAAGGAGCCTGGGACCAGGATCCAGAAAGTTAAGAGCTCCCCATCTCTAGCTGGAAAATCCAGACATTTGGAATTGCATATTAAAGAAGCCCAGAACTGGAAGCTTGGAGGAAAGCATACTGGAGAATAAGCTACGAAGAGCCTGGGCTTAAGAATCCAAGattaggggctgggcgcagtggctcatgcctgtaatcccagcactttgggaggccagggcaggcggatcatgaggtcaggagatcaagaccatcctggctaacacggtgaaaccctgtttccactaaaaatacaaaaaattagccatgcgtggtggcgggcgcctgtagtcccagctactcgggaggctgaggcaggagaatggcatgaacctgggaggcggagcttgcagtgagtcgcgATCAagccacagcactgcagcctgggtgacagagcaagactctgtccccccccaaaaaaaaaaatccaagattagacagggcatggtggctcacacctataatcccagcactttgggaggctgaggcaggcggatcatctgagttcgggagttccagaccagcctgaccaacatggagaaaccccgtctctactaaaaatacaaaatcagccaggtgtggtggcgcatgcctgtaatctcagctattcgggaggctcaggcaggagaatagcttgaacctaggaggcgaaggttgcggagagccgagattgtgccattgcactccagcttgggcaacaagggcgaaacttcgtctcaaaaaaaaaaaaaaaaaaatccaagatcaCTCCAGCACCTGGAATCCAGAGTAAAGAGCAAGACCATAGCCTGGAACCTGAAGGTCAGCACCCTTGGGAGGTTCAGGCCTAGTTCTCCATCACTGAAGATGGAGTTCTCCATCACTGAAGATGGAGTTCTCCATCACTGAAGATGGAGTTCTCCATCACTGAAGATATCTCAGGGATAAAGAGTTGAGTGCTTGGCCAGGTgagggggctcacgcctgtaatcccagcactttgggaggccgagagaggcggatcacgaggtccgatcaagaccatcctggctaacgccgtgaaaccccgcctctactaaaaatacaaaaaattagccgggcgtggtggcacgcgcctgtagtcccagctactcaggaggctgaggcaggagaatcgcttgaacccgggaggcagagattgccgtgagccgagatcgcgcgactgcactccagcctgggcaacaagagcgaaacttcgtctcaaaaaaagaaaaaagaaagaaaaagaaaacaggctaGAATGCACTTCAACTTAAGTCCTGGGAGCTACGCTAATTCATGGGGAACCACAGGGATTTAATAGGCATTTCTACACCTGGATCAGCCCCAAGGACAGTATTACCCTGTATTCCCCTTCCTATTACTATTTTCAGTCATTTACGAATATTGGGCTGTAGTACTTTCACGTTTAAGCTTTGGCTAGTCAGAGCTCACTGTGTTTAATCTTCAGTTACCTGAATGGTGTTTACCTTCTGGTGCGGATCATCCCGGCTTGTGTTAGTGCTCTCTCTTTGGAAGAAGCCAGGACTTAAGATCGAGTTAGCCTAGATGTGGCCCAGCAGGGTACAGAAGGGGAAAGGCTGCAGAAAACAGGCGTATTTTCGTGCAAAGAGGTTTTTGTGCCATTTACTTATGGTTTTCACCGTCGTATGAGAGGACTATTAATGATAGGCTGTATTTGCTGACCGCCTACTTTGGGCTCCCCCATGCGTTGTGCCGAAACCAcctctttctttcctgccttcctctgcctgggctggGGAGCCCAGAGCTGCGATTCGCAGGCCTGCTAGGCAGCCGGCGGCCGGAAGTCTCTATCCCGCAGGGGCGTAGCCACTCACGGCCTTACCCAATACGACACTTCCGCCTGCACGAGTTCTTCCGGGGCGGAGGTCACCATGGCAGCTGCCTTGGCTCGGCTTGGTCTGCGGCCTGTCAAACAGGTTCGGGTTCAATTCTGTCCCTTCGAGAAAAACGTGGAATCGACGAGGTACGAAGGGGAAGTGGGTAGAAGCGGGAAGTGGTGCGCCTTCCTTCAGCCGGGGCTTTAAGCCCTCAGCCTGGCGCTCCTCTGTTTTTCCACTGTAGGACCTTCCTGCAGGCGGTGAGCAGTGAGAAGGTCCGCTCCACTAATCTCAACTGCTCAGTGATTGCGGACGTGAGGCATGACGGCTCCGAGCCCTGCGTGGACGTGCTGTTCGGTGGGCTTGGTGGAGAGACGGGCAGGAGGGAACAGCAAGCAGCCCGCGCGCCCCTAAGCCCCAGAACTGCCGTCCCTCCCTGTCTCACTCGTTTGTTTCTTCCCCAGGAGACGGTTATCGCCTGATTATGCGCGGCGCTCATCTCACCGCCCTGGAAATGCTCACCGCCTTCGCCTCCCACATCCGGGCCAGGGACGCGGCGGGCAGCGGGGACAAGCCGGGCGCTGATACTGGTCGCTGACAGCGCCAAAGAGACCAACAAGATGATTTTAGCGTGGACTAGGACACTTAACCTAAGAAGAATTTCACTTAATCATTCAAATCACTATCTGGAGGGCCACGGAGcgcaaaataaagtttaaaacccTGCTACCACAATGTTTCTGGAACAAGACTAGATCAGAGAGGTGTCTCGATTAACCTgaatttatttcactttcttaCTATCACTCACTGCTTAACCCTTTTGAATTTGTCTTCTGGCTTCTACCACTCACTCaaggtacctttttttttttttgagactggtctgtttctgttcctcaggctggagtgcagtggcatgatcctagctcactgtaacctgggcTTAGccgatcctcccaagtagctgggaagttgggactacaggcacgcgccacccgCCACCAcgtttagttaatttttaaattttttttagagaagggttttcactgtgtttcccaggctggtcttgaagttctgggctcaagtgatcctcccaccttggcctcccaaagtgttgggcgtgagctactgtgcccagctctctTACTTGTATCAAATCTTGCGTGAAAGAACACTGataggctgagcgcggtggctcacatctgtaatggcagcactttaggaggccgaggcaggcagatcacctgcttggagaaaccccgcctctactagaaaatacaaaaaaattagctgggtgtggtggcacaatcctgtaatcccagctactcgggaggccgagcaaggcaaaagaatcgctcaaatccaggcggtggaggttgaagtgggccGAGGTCACaccgctgaactccagcctgggcaacagagtgagactctgtctcaaaaaaaaaaaaaagaacactaacaGAGTGCTGTTTTTTCAGCTCTCATCATTCTATCCCAGTTCCATctgtcaatcttttttttttaaatagaggtggTGTTTTGTCCTGTTGCatgggctggtctctaact
This genomic window from Pongo pygmaeus isolate AG05252 chromosome 12, NHGRI_mPonPyg2-v2.0_pri, whole genome shotgun sequence contains:
- the MRPL53 gene encoding large ribosomal subunit protein mL53; this encodes MAAALARLGLRPVKQVRVQFCPFEKNVESTRTFLQAVSSEKVRSTNLNCSVIADVRHDGSEPCVDVLFGDGYRLIMRGAHLTALEMLTAFASHIRARDAAGSGDKPGADTGR